From the Hyphomicrobium sp. ghe19 genome, one window contains:
- a CDS encoding response regulator transcription factor, with the protein MFVVLDDRSTVAGGYVACFEREGIAATAVEPSEFFEWFELINDQDVAVIEGFLLGTVSSRRQISARVRSRCRAPLIGLIEARALSETLELFSLGFDDVLAKPFHVREILARSGAIRRRMQIADECVDVGGIRIFFDGRDPIVNGEVLPLPRRERRILECLVLSRNTRITKTQIFNRVYGIFNDEIHENVIESHISRLRKRLKQKLGYDPIDSQRFLGYRLKEFALEDALHPVHRSAATSLTQGTDALLAPSIMRDEENVDGSLRSNDYQRIGDVCSV; encoded by the coding sequence ATGTTCGTTGTACTTGACGACCGGTCGACGGTCGCCGGAGGGTATGTTGCGTGTTTCGAACGCGAGGGTATTGCAGCTACAGCTGTAGAGCCGTCCGAGTTCTTCGAGTGGTTTGAACTCATCAACGATCAGGATGTCGCCGTTATCGAGGGATTTTTGCTCGGAACGGTTTCAAGCCGCCGTCAGATCTCGGCGCGGGTCCGGTCGCGTTGCAGGGCGCCGCTCATCGGCTTGATCGAAGCAAGGGCGCTCAGCGAAACGCTCGAGCTCTTCTCGCTGGGTTTCGACGATGTGCTCGCAAAGCCTTTTCACGTCCGGGAGATATTGGCCCGCAGCGGCGCAATTCGCCGGCGAATGCAAATTGCCGATGAATGCGTGGACGTCGGCGGCATCAGGATCTTCTTCGACGGCCGGGATCCCATTGTGAATGGTGAAGTCCTTCCATTGCCGCGGCGTGAGCGCCGGATTTTGGAATGCCTCGTCCTAAGCCGTAATACGCGGATTACCAAAACGCAGATATTCAACCGCGTGTATGGAATTTTTAATGACGAGATTCATGAGAACGTAATTGAAAGCCACATCAGCCGGCTTCGTAAAAGGCTGAAGCAGAAACTCGGTTACGACCCGATCGATTCACAGCGGTTCCTTGGTTACCGTCTGAAAGAATTTGCCCTCGAAGACGCTTTGCACCCGGTTCACAGGTCGGCAGCAACCAGTCTCACGCAAGGCACAGATGCTTTGCTTGCTCCGAGCATCATGCGCGACGAGGAGAATGTCGATGGGTCTCTACGGAGTAATGACTACCAGCGTATCGGGGATGTCTGTTCAGTCTGA
- the fliF gene encoding flagellar basal-body MS-ring/collar protein FliF — MDWRQFENLYQSLKGLGRQRLMALGAAGAFVFALITLGSYFASRSSYDTLYVGLTPSDISRMGSVLSEAGIAFETSIDGTKLSVPIGETAQARALLAEKGLPGSQTAGYELFDKLGALGLTSFMQEVTRVRALEGELSRTIQYLKGIRAARVHIFLPDQNALRVKKQPPSASVVIRTDIAGDAAAAPAIKHLVASAIPEMTPDEVQVIGTDGTILGGGRSVAGDAPVQMLELERTVAQQVQDSVRRTLAPYLGLDNFEVSAIARLNIDKHQTTETNFDPESKVERSTRFVKEAQSSQDSSGKTNVSVEQNIPGEAPAAKDQTKKAQDRKEETTNYEISTKSASTSSEGYKVDNLSVAVVINKKRLADVIGKDAKAEDFDKQVAEIEKLALSAAGIDKKRGDLISVAAVDFAPSQFDEASSASGWAPLLMGLAGTGIKSLTILLVAAIVVMAGFRPVMRTLLSNGAAVEAPGNVAALQSPLASITGSGAAPIDMPEMASPLLEPGANPFEAEGGMGMGMGMGSGFGTGLSFGRSLTLGPVEKLGAIIDSDEEQATAILKHWVKNG, encoded by the coding sequence ATGGATTGGCGTCAATTCGAAAATCTGTATCAGAGCTTGAAAGGCCTGGGCCGCCAGCGCCTTATGGCCCTCGGAGCCGCGGGCGCGTTCGTCTTCGCACTGATAACGCTCGGCAGCTACTTCGCCTCCCGCTCGAGCTACGACACCCTGTATGTCGGCCTGACGCCGTCGGACATAAGCCGCATGGGCTCGGTGCTGAGCGAGGCGGGGATTGCCTTTGAAACCAGCATCGACGGCACCAAGCTGAGCGTTCCGATCGGTGAGACAGCCCAAGCCCGCGCACTTCTCGCCGAAAAAGGCCTGCCGGGAAGTCAGACCGCCGGATACGAGCTGTTCGACAAGCTCGGCGCATTGGGTCTCACCTCGTTCATGCAAGAGGTCACCCGCGTCCGCGCTCTCGAAGGAGAGCTCTCGCGGACCATTCAGTACCTGAAGGGCATCCGTGCCGCTCGCGTGCACATCTTCCTTCCCGACCAGAACGCGCTGCGCGTCAAGAAGCAGCCGCCGTCAGCGTCCGTCGTGATTAGAACCGACATCGCCGGCGATGCTGCTGCCGCCCCCGCGATCAAGCATCTTGTGGCTTCCGCAATTCCCGAAATGACGCCGGACGAAGTGCAGGTGATCGGCACCGACGGAACAATTCTCGGAGGCGGCCGTAGTGTAGCGGGCGATGCGCCCGTCCAGATGCTCGAATTGGAACGCACCGTCGCCCAACAAGTACAGGATAGCGTCCGCCGCACGCTGGCGCCCTATTTGGGCCTCGACAATTTCGAGGTCAGCGCGATCGCACGACTGAATATCGACAAGCATCAAACGACCGAAACCAACTTCGATCCCGAGAGCAAGGTCGAGCGTTCGACCAGGTTCGTCAAAGAGGCGCAGAGCTCACAGGATTCATCCGGAAAGACGAACGTCAGCGTTGAGCAGAATATTCCGGGCGAAGCGCCTGCGGCCAAAGACCAGACCAAGAAAGCACAGGATCGCAAGGAAGAAACGACGAACTACGAAATCAGCACGAAGTCCGCTTCCACCTCGAGCGAGGGATATAAGGTCGACAACCTCTCGGTAGCCGTGGTCATCAACAAGAAGCGCCTCGCCGACGTCATCGGCAAGGATGCGAAGGCGGAGGACTTCGACAAGCAGGTCGCCGAAATCGAAAAGCTGGCGCTTTCAGCTGCCGGCATCGATAAGAAGCGAGGCGATCTTATCAGCGTCGCGGCTGTGGACTTTGCTCCCTCACAATTCGACGAAGCATCTTCCGCCTCCGGGTGGGCGCCATTGCTGATGGGCCTTGCGGGAACGGGAATAAAATCGCTGACGATACTTCTCGTCGCCGCCATTGTGGTGATGGCGGGCTTCAGACCCGTCATGCGTACGCTGCTGTCGAACGGAGCAGCCGTCGAGGCACCGGGCAACGTCGCAGCACTTCAGTCTCCCCTCGCGTCGATCACGGGATCGGGGGCTGCTCCCATAGATATGCCTGAGATGGCATCGCCATTGTTGGAGCCGGGGGCCAACCCATTCGAGGCCGAAGGCGGAATGGGTATGGGCATGGGAATGGGCTCCGGCTTTGGAACCGGTCTCTCGTTTGGCCGATCGCTCACGCTGGGTCCGGTCGAAAAGCTCGGAGCCATTATCGATAGTGACGAGGAGCAGGCGACAGCCATCCTGAAGCACTGGGTCAAGAACGGATGA
- a CDS encoding PilZ domain-containing protein, whose protein sequence is MTAPGIIAEEVLSDERRTAERHSARQHVALRFRNSHLICDLTDLSETGAKISVLDGVVPNVDETVMLTLFDGTVITGTVSWLREKHIGVEFATPVSDVDERLDFENLGRDYFGKAVKLQKSARRA, encoded by the coding sequence ATGACCGCACCTGGAATTATCGCAGAAGAAGTTCTGTCAGACGAACGCAGGACCGCCGAGAGGCATTCAGCGCGTCAGCATGTTGCTCTGCGCTTTCGCAATTCGCATTTGATCTGTGATTTAACTGACCTCTCCGAGACGGGAGCGAAAATCAGCGTGCTCGACGGTGTTGTGCCGAATGTCGATGAGACCGTAATGCTGACGCTATTCGATGGCACGGTTATTACTGGCACAGTGTCGTGGTTGCGCGAGAAGCATATCGGCGTTGAATTCGCTACTCCCGTGAGTGACGTGGACGAGCGATTGGATTTCGAAAATCTCGGCAGAGATTATTTCGGCAAAGCCGTCAAACTTCAAAAATCGGCGCGCCGGGCCTAG
- the fliP gene encoding flagellar type III secretion system pore protein FliP (The bacterial flagellar biogenesis protein FliP forms a type III secretion system (T3SS)-type pore required for flagellar assembly.), which yields MTVRRIFAAAAALALSSDAALAQAIDLQTLFPAGDASVSGRIVQLLVVMTVLSVAPGLLMMVTSFARFVIAFSFLRAGLGLQTTPNNLIIISLALFMTLFVMAPTFQQAWDNGVKPMVENKISQQEGYTRTTAPFRAFMQANVRDKDLALFQEMSSERFGEQNKAESDDLRVLIPAFMISEIRRGFEIGFLVALPFLVIDLVVATIMTAMGMMMMPPTVVSLPLKVLFFVLVDGWTLLVGALVKSFA from the coding sequence ATGACAGTACGCAGAATTTTCGCCGCAGCGGCTGCCTTGGCTCTGTCTTCTGATGCCGCCCTGGCGCAGGCTATCGACCTCCAGACGTTGTTTCCAGCTGGAGATGCAAGCGTCTCGGGCCGTATCGTCCAGCTTCTGGTGGTCATGACCGTTTTATCGGTCGCCCCCGGTCTGCTGATGATGGTGACGTCGTTCGCGCGATTTGTGATCGCGTTTTCCTTTTTGCGGGCGGGCCTTGGCCTCCAGACGACGCCGAACAACCTGATCATCATAAGCTTGGCGTTATTCATGACGCTGTTCGTTATGGCGCCGACGTTCCAGCAGGCCTGGGACAACGGCGTCAAACCGATGGTCGAGAACAAAATCAGTCAGCAGGAAGGGTACACCCGCACGACCGCTCCCTTCCGTGCATTTATGCAAGCCAACGTTCGCGACAAAGATCTTGCTCTTTTTCAAGAAATGTCATCAGAACGTTTCGGCGAGCAAAACAAAGCCGAATCAGACGATTTGCGTGTCCTGATCCCGGCTTTCATGATTTCGGAAATTCGGAGAGGCTTCGAAATAGGTTTTCTCGTAGCTCTTCCGTTTCTCGTCATCGATCTTGTCGTCGCAACGATTATGACTGCGATGGGCATGATGATGATGCCGCCCACGGTGGTGTCACTGCCGTTGAAGGTTCTGTTTTTTGTGCTGGTCGACGGGTGGACATTACTTGTCGGCGCACTCGTTAAATCGTTCGCCTAG
- a CDS encoding flagellar basal body protein FliL, producing MAEDKNDPGGGTADLVKSALAAAIIGAVGGGAFGYFALPNAASALAPASVEAIEEKMPAAGRFPKDALAVEISSIIADLETAPRMRVRLDVSIIVAHGTPETTTLRNEVKEDVIAYLKGLTISDFQGVRGFQNLREQLDDRARVRGRGAILGLLIGGLVLE from the coding sequence ATGGCGGAAGACAAAAACGATCCGGGCGGCGGCACCGCGGACTTGGTGAAGTCGGCACTTGCCGCAGCCATCATCGGCGCTGTTGGTGGTGGAGCATTCGGCTATTTCGCGTTGCCGAACGCCGCAAGTGCGCTGGCCCCGGCGTCCGTCGAAGCAATAGAAGAGAAAATGCCGGCTGCCGGCCGGTTTCCGAAGGACGCGCTGGCGGTCGAAATCTCGTCCATCATCGCCGACCTCGAAACTGCACCGAGAATGAGGGTCCGCCTCGATGTCTCGATCATCGTTGCGCATGGAACGCCGGAAACGACGACATTGAGGAATGAAGTGAAGGAGGATGTGATCGCCTATCTAAAGGGGCTCACGATCTCCGACTTTCAGGGCGTAAGAGGATTCCAAAACCTGCGCGAGCAACTCGACGACCGTGCGAGAGTGCGCGGTCGCGGCGCAATCCTCGGTCTTTTGATCGGCGGCTTGGTACTCGAATGA
- a CDS encoding MotB family protein encodes MSNGQEDVSSQPLVIIRRRRNTDEPHHGGVWKIAYADFMTAMMAFFLVMWLINAADKKTIVQVAAYFNPMRLTDRYAAPKGLEDLTETATKPTEERGKKGFEKQVINSQQKQEAEQESKERTGDAMDEAAQKSSAAAGGKSTEAQKEQALFDNPGDLLEKLADEARANSPTTASSPADGNISDPFDRTNRRAGKSQDTLKPASQPATAAPPPSGAKAVANNSKPPTPETVKQTPPVPQAASQFEKPKQQDVVAKQTPAALDQTKTEEKKEEKKEEKTHDKDKDQQAKKLEDEITSAISNISKDLPQVEVKATPEGVLISLTDDAHFGMFEVGSAKPRPELVLVMDKIGKVLQAQPGTIVVRGHTDSRAYKNGNYDNWRLSAARAQMAYYMLVRGGVPEARVTAIEGRADRDPKIPSDTLAAPNRRIEILVKEDQK; translated from the coding sequence ATGAGCAACGGCCAGGAAGACGTTTCATCGCAACCGCTCGTCATCATTCGGCGGCGGCGCAATACAGACGAGCCGCACCATGGCGGAGTTTGGAAGATTGCCTACGCGGATTTCATGACCGCGATGATGGCTTTCTTCCTGGTGATGTGGCTGATCAATGCGGCGGACAAGAAGACGATCGTCCAGGTGGCCGCCTATTTCAATCCGATGCGGCTGACGGACCGATACGCTGCTCCGAAAGGGCTTGAGGATCTAACGGAAACAGCGACAAAGCCAACAGAGGAGCGCGGCAAAAAGGGCTTCGAAAAGCAGGTCATCAACAGCCAGCAGAAGCAGGAAGCCGAGCAAGAGAGCAAAGAACGTACCGGCGATGCGATGGACGAGGCGGCGCAGAAATCGAGCGCTGCAGCCGGCGGAAAAAGCACCGAAGCTCAAAAGGAACAGGCGCTTTTCGATAATCCGGGCGATCTTCTCGAGAAGCTAGCGGACGAGGCACGCGCCAATTCCCCGACGACGGCCTCTAGCCCCGCCGATGGCAACATCAGCGATCCGTTCGATCGCACCAATCGGCGTGCCGGGAAATCTCAGGACACGTTGAAGCCGGCCTCACAACCGGCGACCGCCGCTCCCCCGCCCAGCGGGGCAAAGGCCGTTGCGAACAATTCGAAACCGCCAACTCCAGAGACCGTCAAACAGACGCCGCCGGTTCCCCAGGCGGCGAGCCAATTCGAGAAGCCGAAGCAACAGGACGTCGTAGCGAAGCAGACGCCGGCGGCATTGGATCAGACGAAGACGGAAGAGAAGAAAGAAGAGAAGAAGGAAGAAAAGACGCACGATAAGGACAAGGATCAGCAGGCGAAAAAGCTCGAAGACGAAATCACAAGCGCGATTTCGAATATCTCGAAAGACCTGCCGCAAGTCGAGGTAAAGGCAACTCCGGAAGGAGTGCTCATCAGCCTGACGGACGACGCGCATTTCGGCATGTTCGAAGTGGGGTCGGCGAAACCGCGCCCCGAGCTCGTCCTCGTGATGGATAAGATCGGAAAGGTTCTACAAGCCCAGCCCGGAACCATAGTCGTCCGCGGTCATACCGATAGTCGCGCATACAAGAACGGCAACTACGACAACTGGCGGCTCTCAGCAGCGCGCGCGCAAATGGCCTATTACATGCTCGTGCGAGGCGGCGTTCCGGAAGCGCGCGTTACCGCCATCGAAGGGCGCGCCGACCGCGACCCGAAAATTCCGTCCGATACGTTGGCAGCACCGAACCGCAGGATCGAAATCCTCGTCAAAGAGGATCAGAAATGA
- a CDS encoding MotE family protein, whose amino-acid sequence MRSFIRLTSALLALMLFAPVVGAEDAKPDEKELEVLQIPAPSAPELSPAQQYCSSVLDEATAAQIAQQTRNLEKAQKQLDDRIGLLSEKAEVLKSWIKMREDFTVRATESLVQIYSKMKPDAAAAQLAVMDEMVAAAVVSKLTPKVSSLIMTEMEAAKAARLSAVIAGAGEIVVHPERKPDVQ is encoded by the coding sequence ATGAGATCGTTCATTCGCCTGACCTCGGCCCTTCTCGCTCTGATGCTGTTTGCTCCGGTCGTCGGGGCCGAAGATGCAAAGCCAGACGAAAAGGAATTGGAAGTTCTGCAGATACCGGCGCCGTCTGCCCCGGAGTTGAGTCCGGCTCAGCAGTACTGTTCGAGCGTTCTGGACGAAGCGACCGCCGCGCAAATCGCGCAGCAGACCCGCAATCTGGAAAAGGCGCAGAAGCAGCTCGACGATCGGATCGGTCTGCTCTCAGAAAAAGCAGAAGTTCTAAAAAGCTGGATCAAGATGCGCGAGGATTTCACGGTGCGCGCGACGGAGTCTCTTGTCCAAATTTATAGCAAGATGAAGCCCGACGCCGCCGCCGCACAACTCGCGGTAATGGATGAGATGGTCGCCGCAGCGGTCGTGTCGAAGCTCACCCCGAAAGTGTCGAGTCTCATAATGACCGAGATGGAAGCCGCCAAGGCGGCGAGACTGTCGGCCGTTATTGCGGGCGCTGGAGAAATCGTGGTTCACCCGGAGCGTAAGCCCGATGTGCAGTAA
- a CDS encoding flagellin yields MGMSSINTNLSAMTALQSLQQTSKDLLTTQNRISTGLKVASASDNAAYWSIATTMKSDNDALSTVQDALGLGKGTVDVAYNALNQSITLVSQIKEKLTAAAAPGVDRAKVQSEITQLQEQLKGIAATANFSGQNWVSVDSSVTGYSSTKSIVASFARTTTGTVSIGTISVDTSKSILFDASTATTGASGGILDSQRGTTGAIVTTGGTSVMSIDISSLTDSSTDQATLVSYIAGVDSAFQEMTTAATNLGAAQKRIDLQTSFISSLRDSITTGVSQLVDADMNQESTRLQALQVKQQLGVQALSIANQSSQNILSLFR; encoded by the coding sequence ATGGGCATGAGCAGTATCAATACCAATCTTTCCGCAATGACCGCACTTCAGTCGTTGCAGCAGACCTCCAAAGACCTCCTGACGACGCAGAATCGCATCTCGACCGGCTTGAAAGTTGCTTCCGCTTCGGACAACGCCGCCTACTGGTCGATCGCGACGACGATGAAGTCGGACAACGACGCGCTCTCGACGGTTCAAGACGCGCTTGGCCTGGGCAAGGGCACAGTCGACGTTGCATACAACGCGCTGAACCAGTCCATCACGCTCGTCAGCCAAATCAAAGAAAAGCTGACGGCAGCCGCTGCTCCGGGCGTTGATCGCGCCAAGGTTCAGTCGGAAATCACGCAGCTCCAGGAGCAGCTCAAGGGTATCGCCGCTACGGCGAACTTCTCCGGCCAGAACTGGGTTTCGGTTGACTCGTCGGTCACCGGCTACAGCTCGACGAAGTCGATCGTTGCTTCGTTTGCTCGTACAACGACGGGCACCGTTTCGATCGGCACGATCTCGGTTGATACGTCGAAGTCGATTCTCTTCGACGCCTCGACCGCTACAACCGGCGCCAGCGGCGGCATCCTCGACTCGCAGCGCGGTACGACGGGCGCCATCGTGACGACCGGCGGTACGTCGGTCATGAGCATCGATATCAGCTCGCTCACGGACAGCTCGACCGACCAGGCGACGCTGGTTTCGTACATCGCTGGCGTCGATAGCGCGTTCCAGGAGATGACCACGGCGGCGACGAACCTCGGCGCAGCCCAGAAGCGTATCGACCTTCAGACGAGCTTCATCTCGTCCTTGCGGGATTCGATCACGACGGGTGTCTCTCAGTTGGTCGATGCCGACATGAACCAAGAGTCGACGAGACTGCAGGCACTTCAGGTTAAGCAGCAGCTGGGTGTACAGGCACTCAGCATCGCGAACCAGTCGAGCCAGAACATCCTCTCGCTCTTCCGCTAA
- a CDS encoding flagellar basal body P-ring protein FlgI, whose translation MRLAAALFFFFLGFAHVAEAGTRIKDITDLKGVRVNQIVGYGLVVGLNGTGDTLRNSPFTQQSVQAMLDRMGINIRGSQNEPRTRNVAAVMVTAELPPFASKGSRFDVTVSSIGDAKSLAGGSLVLTPLTGADQKIYAAAQGQVTISGYLAKGAAESITSGIPTRGRIPNGAIVEQDAPGAFSEEMPLEFELRNPDFTTAVRIMDVINDFAKERYGMPIARAKDQQSVMLRKPPRMLSSRLLAEIGELEVNPDQSARVVIDERTGTIVIGSEVRISTVAVAHGNITVRVTETPKVSQPAPFSRGGETVVVPDTEVDVQEAGGTVQIARGANLRELVSALNRMGLKPIGIIAILQAMKTAGALQAELVVQ comes from the coding sequence ATGAGATTGGCCGCTGCACTATTCTTTTTTTTTCTCGGCTTTGCGCACGTTGCCGAGGCCGGCACGCGCATCAAGGACATAACCGACCTCAAAGGCGTCCGGGTTAATCAGATCGTCGGCTACGGCCTTGTCGTCGGCCTGAACGGAACGGGCGACACCTTGCGAAATTCGCCGTTCACGCAGCAGTCGGTTCAGGCGATGCTGGATCGCATGGGCATCAACATTCGCGGATCGCAGAACGAGCCGCGGACGAGAAACGTCGCAGCCGTCATGGTCACGGCGGAACTCCCGCCGTTTGCTTCCAAAGGCTCGCGCTTCGACGTAACCGTTTCATCCATAGGCGACGCCAAGTCGTTGGCTGGCGGCTCGCTCGTGTTGACGCCGCTCACTGGCGCCGACCAGAAGATCTATGCGGCCGCACAGGGCCAAGTCACGATTTCGGGTTACCTTGCAAAGGGAGCGGCCGAATCCATAACATCGGGAATTCCGACACGCGGCAGAATTCCGAACGGCGCCATCGTCGAGCAGGACGCTCCGGGCGCGTTTAGCGAGGAAATGCCTCTCGAGTTCGAGCTTCGCAATCCCGATTTCACGACGGCCGTCCGCATCATGGACGTCATCAACGATTTCGCAAAAGAGCGCTACGGCATGCCGATAGCACGCGCGAAAGATCAGCAATCAGTAATGCTGCGTAAGCCGCCGCGTATGCTGTCGTCGAGGCTGCTAGCGGAAATAGGCGAGCTTGAGGTCAACCCGGATCAGTCCGCGCGCGTCGTTATAGACGAGCGGACCGGAACGATCGTAATTGGCAGCGAAGTGCGCATTTCGACGGTGGCGGTTGCTCATGGCAACATCACCGTTCGTGTTACCGAAACGCCGAAGGTCTCTCAACCGGCACCATTCTCCAGGGGAGGAGAGACGGTCGTCGTGCCCGATACGGAAGTCGATGTGCAGGAAGCGGGCGGAACCGTGCAGATCGCGCGCGGAGCCAATCTGCGTGAGCTCGTATCGGCCCTCAACAGAATGGGGCTGAAGCCCATCGGGATTATCGCAATCCTGCAAGCCATGAAAACAGCGGGTGCGCTGCAAGCCGAGCTGGTGGTTCAATGA
- a CDS encoding flagellar hook-length control protein FliK, with the protein MTAPVRGAAPDTVDQLLQSVRMRVGSHRDSTKQSRDGDDKSDDATKDATKAKASSSDNSVRRSDSVSTRKQGNSKTDDGDPSFEETFDSIGQQEPKANASVERSDNGPTIAIAALVNGNGPGDQTPDSVEQPSENMQRAARPGNLLLQDSIAALLDAKTRLVPSDDNTKLVQANMPNAMPPEHRDEIGDATPAVVNSQETHWNFAETTVAGAASQLSRLTPEERITPHPLSSAPFSMRDLSTPNLSTPNLSTVVQKNADPSSKTSNEPLPQLQPQAVSAATTDTPDNSFLADKDQTGARFQQQTTGDVANARVAKADASDSTNRVFSIEPKPSEQGQPSVSAQIRNGVVDALAGKAGDLAPNTTAMDLRDRAPAPTPVLRSLDLTLSPADLGSVRLRLSLKSNSLAIEAEASKAATAKILNDDRTSLERGLRDAGYDVSSLKITESSSSSSASSNGQTSGSPFRDGDQARSNFTGRQDGDAQRRDGSSSDQAQRRQKDNSQQTSAGELPNSRQGNAVYI; encoded by the coding sequence ATGACAGCCCCGGTAAGAGGCGCCGCGCCAGACACGGTCGATCAACTTCTGCAATCTGTTCGTATGCGTGTCGGTTCGCATCGAGATTCTACCAAGCAGTCCCGGGATGGGGACGACAAGTCTGATGACGCGACGAAGGATGCCACCAAGGCCAAAGCGTCTTCGTCCGACAACTCCGTTAGACGCAGCGATAGCGTATCGACGCGAAAGCAGGGCAATTCCAAAACGGATGATGGTGATCCATCGTTCGAGGAAACCTTCGACAGCATCGGTCAGCAGGAGCCAAAAGCCAACGCAAGCGTCGAGCGAAGTGATAATGGGCCGACGATTGCGATTGCGGCTCTCGTAAATGGCAATGGCCCCGGTGACCAAACACCGGATAGTGTCGAGCAGCCTTCCGAAAATATGCAGCGCGCAGCGCGGCCTGGAAATCTGCTGCTGCAGGATAGCATCGCCGCGTTGCTCGACGCGAAAACGCGTCTGGTTCCGAGCGACGACAATACGAAGCTGGTCCAGGCCAACATGCCGAATGCGATGCCGCCGGAGCACAGGGATGAAATCGGCGATGCGACACCCGCGGTCGTCAACAGCCAGGAGACACATTGGAATTTCGCCGAGACAACGGTCGCAGGCGCTGCGTCGCAGCTCTCGAGGCTGACACCTGAGGAGCGAATCACGCCGCATCCTCTCTCGTCCGCCCCTTTCTCGATGCGCGACCTGTCGACTCCCAACCTGTCGACGCCCAACCTGTCGACGGTGGTGCAAAAGAATGCGGACCCATCTTCCAAGACATCGAATGAGCCGCTGCCCCAGCTGCAGCCACAAGCTGTCTCGGCAGCCACGACGGATACGCCGGATAATTCCTTCCTCGCAGATAAAGATCAAACCGGCGCACGCTTTCAACAGCAGACGACCGGGGATGTAGCGAACGCCAGAGTCGCGAAAGCAGATGCATCCGACTCCACCAATCGAGTCTTTTCGATCGAGCCCAAACCCTCGGAGCAGGGCCAACCGAGCGTAAGCGCGCAAATTCGCAACGGTGTCGTTGATGCACTCGCCGGAAAAGCCGGAGACTTGGCACCGAACACCACCGCAATGGACCTTAGGGATCGCGCTCCTGCTCCGACACCGGTATTGCGTTCGCTTGATCTGACGCTCTCTCCAGCGGACCTCGGCTCCGTGAGATTGCGTCTCAGCCTCAAGTCGAATTCACTGGCGATAGAAGCTGAGGCTTCAAAGGCTGCGACAGCAAAAATTCTCAACGATGATCGCACGTCACTGGAGCGAGGATTGAGAGACGCGGGTTACGACGTTTCCAGTTTGAAGATCACTGAGTCGTCATCGAGCAGTTCGGCTAGCTCAAACGGGCAAACGAGTGGATCGCCGTTCCGAGACGGTGATCAGGCGCGCTCCAACTTCACGGGACGGCAGGATGGGGATGCGCAACGGCGCGATGGCTCATCGTCCGATCAAGCGCAGCGTCGTCAGAAGGATAACTCTCAGCAGACATCTGCCGGCGAGTTGCCGAATAGCCGGCAAGGCAACGCAGTCTATATTTAG
- the flgH gene encoding flagellar basal body L-ring protein FlgH translates to MCSKLRWAAPAVAVLSLLLTACADQLREIGREPTLSPVGSGLAPDRTAHVDLPVTPVAYHSGNSTWQDSGADLFRDARALHVGDVVTVKIQINDKASLDNNLNRSRDASVGLKSSADFDFGFGGTGPSGSGKLDGSLDRTTSTGSKGAIARSESINLLVGAVVSQVLPNGNLVVSGSQEVRVNYELRVLNVQGVIRPRDIATDNTISYEKIAEARISYGGRGTVMEIQKPPYGQQILDIVSPF, encoded by the coding sequence ATGTGCAGTAAACTACGTTGGGCAGCGCCGGCAGTCGCTGTGCTCTCTTTGCTGCTGACGGCGTGCGCCGATCAACTGCGCGAAATCGGCCGCGAGCCGACATTGTCGCCGGTCGGAAGTGGCTTGGCGCCGGATCGTACGGCGCATGTCGACCTTCCCGTCACGCCGGTCGCTTACCACTCGGGCAATTCAACGTGGCAGGATTCCGGGGCCGATCTCTTTCGTGACGCGCGCGCCTTGCACGTTGGAGACGTCGTGACGGTGAAAATTCAAATCAACGACAAGGCCTCGCTGGATAACAACCTGAATCGGTCGCGCGATGCGAGCGTCGGGCTCAAGTCGTCGGCGGACTTCGATTTCGGCTTCGGCGGCACCGGGCCGTCCGGCTCCGGCAAGCTCGATGGCAGTCTCGATCGAACGACGTCCACGGGCTCGAAAGGTGCGATCGCGAGATCCGAAAGCATCAATTTGCTTGTGGGTGCAGTCGTCAGCCAAGTGCTTCCAAACGGCAACCTTGTCGTGAGTGGGTCGCAGGAAGTGCGCGTCAATTATGAACTTCGCGTTTTGAACGTTCAGGGCGTGATTCGTCCGCGTGATATCGCGACCGACAATACGATCTCCTACGAGAAGATTGCCGAGGCCCGCATTTCCTACGGCGGCCGGGGGACTGTGATGGAAATCCAGAAGCCACCGTATGGCCAGCAGATTCTCGACATCGTGTCTCCGTTCTAG